In the Telopea speciosissima isolate NSW1024214 ecotype Mountain lineage chromosome 6, Tspe_v1, whole genome shotgun sequence genome, TGTTTGGGGCACAGAAATGTGTTTACGATTTTGTATTGTTACATGAATTGTTAATGCTTTTAATTGTTCGGAATTGGCTCCTTAGGAATGGATTTGTCAATTTGGGTATATTTCCTCTCGATATTGTGATGCGGGAGAAGACTGATTTCTTTAGGTTCCATATTTCTCTAAGATTTTGGAGggtttttaaataatttttcatGTTAGACTTAGAACAAGATGTGTGCattatataattgttttttaaaagaaaaatagataaaaaaagGTACTCATCCATTAAAACTAATTCCCAAATGAGTCTTTCCACTCATGTCCTAACAACGTGGGCGTGGTGGTGTCCATTAAACGTTTCTTTTTACCCTAGAAaaacgaggaagaagaagtagttGACCCATCGAGTTCTCTTCTTCCCATTACTAATACTCATCAATCCCTCTACCTCCTTGTCTCTCGCTCAAGTGTGTTGAGAAACAGGCAAAACAGAGACAAAACAGGCGAAACAAGGCTCTAGGGGCGGccgaacagaagaagaagaagatgaaggataTTGAAAAAAACTTGCCATCATGAACATCAAGATCAACAACATGGTGGATGAACTGCTGatggtggttgaagaagagagagtagAGGAAGTCGTCATGGCTGTAATgcaggaaacaaaaaaagagagagcagcagcaatgagaaaggaaaaaacaaaagaatcctCTATGGAGGTTTTAGGCTCTGAATATCATGAACAAATCTGAGTTTGAATATTTCCTCACACTTGTGGTGTGGTTTtgtattgtatttataatatatttacaTGAGCGAGAGAGTACAGAAGTGATAATTCAAAATACATAAATGATAATGCAAAATGGTTACATGAGATAAGAGTTGTTATACAAGGGATAGGAGGAGATAAGGATAAACATAGAGGTTGTTATTCTGTTGGTGACGCAGTCTCAGCCGTGTGAGTTGAACGTCCTCTATCACACCCCCTCAAGCGAAACGGGGGAGCAGACTCTGTGAGCTTGTCCCAAAGATGCTCGAAATGAGCAGGAGATAACGGCTTGGTCATGAAATCAACAGTTGTTTGTTCTTGAGTAGGAAGAAATCGAACTTCCAGTTGTTTTTTTGCAACTTGATCGCAAACAAAGTGGtagtcaatctccacatgtttggtgcgGGCATGAAAGACCGGGTTGGTTACGAGATAGATGGCACCAATGTTATCGCATCAAAGAGCGGGAGAGCAGTGATGGGATATCCGATATCCTGAAGGAGAAATTGCAGCCAGAGGAGTTTAGAGGTAGTCTTAGCGACTCCCTTGTATTCAGATTCCGTACTGGAGCGTGCAATggtgggttggattttggagctCCAAGAGATGAGGTTGGGACTGAGATACACACAATACCCACTGGTTGTTAGCAATCATCAGGGCAGCTGGCCCAGTCGGCATCAGTGAAAGCAGTCAATGTCATGGATTGCAATGATTGAAGGTGAAGACCATAATGAATGGTGGCCTTAATATAGCGCAAGATCCTCTTTACGGCAGTCCAATGTTCCAAAGTGGGACAATGCATGAATCGACATACCTTGTTCACAAAGAAGGAGATATCTGGGCGTGTAAGAATGAGATATTGCAGCGCCCCCTCTGTGCTAAAATAAATGGTGACATCAGGTAAAGGATCACCAGATTTCTTAGATAGTTGTGAGGAGGATGTGGCCATTGGAGTGGAACATGGCTTAGTATTTATCATATTCATCCTCTGGAGAAGGTTAGTTGCATATTTGGACTGAATCAAGCATAGGCCATTAGGTGAACGATACtcttcaatgccaagaaagtaaTTTAAAGAACCAAGATCTTTAATAGCAAATTCCGAACCCAATTGAGGGATGAGGGTAGTGATGGCGTTGGGACTACTGCCAGCGATAATTATGTTGTCGACATAtataaggagaagaaaaacatgTTGCGGTGTTCTGTGAATGAATAAAGAGGAGTCGGCTTGAGAAGTTGTAAACCCAAGTGATAGAAGATATGTACTCAAGCGATTGTACCAAGCCCGTGGGGCCTGTTTAAGGCAGGCCGTAAATGGCTTTCCAAAGATTGCAAACATAATGGGGATACCGTTGATCAACAAACCACTGTGGTTGAGTCATGTAAACCTGTTCAATCAGGGTGCCATGTAGAAATACATTTTAGACGTCAAGTTGACGTAACACCCAATTGTGGGTGACAGACAGGGAGAGAACAACTCCGATTGTGGCTAGTTTAACAACATGACTGAATTTTTTATCGTAATTTAAGCCGGCCTGTTGGGTAAACGCAACTAGGCAGGCTTTGAAGCAATCAATGGTACCGTCAACCTTTTGTTTGATGCGATATATCCATTTACAATTAACCATATTCATGGAGGGATGAGGAGGGACCAGTTCCCAGGTGCCATTGCGTACAAGAGCATTGAATTCAGTGGCCATGGCCTGGCACCAATTGGAATCTTTGTTAGCCATGGAGAAGCATGTGGGTTCTCATGGAGCCATAGTAGTTGTGAAGCAAGAACATATGGGGAGATGGGTAGCAAAGAGGGCTTTAGGTTTAAAAATGTTGTTCTTCGACCGGATAACCTTGCGATGGGTAGGGCCGGTGGTAGATTGTGGTGAATGAGGGAAAGGAGAATGTATTTTAAATTTGATAAGAATGGAAAGAGCATCAGACTTCACTAAGAGAGGAAATAAGGCATCAACAAAGATAATGTGATAATGATAGCGATTAACAGAGGTGATGGGAGATGGGCCCCATAAATCAGAATATATTAGCTCCAAAGGGTGATTACTTAaatttaatgaagaagaaaatggaagatGGTGGGCTTTCCCCAATTGACATGATTCACAAAAACCAAGTGATGGTGAAGGAGTAACCGGTAATCCATGCTATAAGAGGATGGAAGAGGTGATTCGCTTGGTGGGATGGCCCAACCGTTCATGCCATACTTGGGCCGAGACACGTTCACCAACAAAAGCAAGGGAACGAGTGGACGGAGAGGTATTGGAAGACAATGAACTGCTATGCTGGGACGAAGGTGACGGAGCTGAAGGAGTGATGCACGCATTATGGAGCCGATACAGGCCTACTTTACTCTGGCCATGCAGTAGGATGTTCCCCGAGGATTGATTCTTAACACAACAAAAACCAGGATGAAATTCAAATACCACATCATTATTTTTAGTAAATTGAGACACAAAGAGAAGATTTTGTCTGAATATTAGGGACCTGAAAAACATTGCGAAGAGCAAAAGAGGATGTAGGGGAGTGCAACGGAGAAGAGCCAATAACCATTTGCAACCTGGACTTGGTCTGATCCAGTATAATCAGATTTATTGCTTTGCTGTGAGGTGGTGTGTGGCACCGGAGTCATGATACCAATACGGATCATATGACGACCCAGAAGAAGATGCATACAGGGTTGATGGAGGAGAGTTGATGGGTTTGTAGTTGGGATTGAATCACTGATAGCATCAGAGAGCTGCGTGGCCAGTGCGATGACACACCTGACATGTGATGCGAGAGCGAGAATCAAAGGCATCGGTAGGATACCGTCCACGTCCGCGGTAATGACCACAACCACGGCCACAGTGAGGAGAGTGACAGTCAAAACTCTGAATAGCATTATTGGCAGTGATAAGAGCTTCAGTGGAAGGGTCTACAACACACCCTTGAAGTATAATTTCTTGATTAAATAATAAGCCAATGAGATCATCTTGAGAGACAGGTTCCAGGCGAGAGGTGATGGACGTAACAAATGCATCATAAAGGGtacaaaattaccaaaaaataaactaataagaAAAGATCGTAAAAGATaacaagaaaataattaaaaaaagtaaGGATACGAAATTACCGAATACTGATAGATTTTCTCTCCATAATTGTTAACCGATTTACTTTTGATAAATCTAATTTTGTGGAGAGATTGGCTTTAAATagtaataaatattattaatattaaatattactaagggtacctaagattatgaaattataagaaacaatgacataaagattaagaattgaagaatgaaattttagataagaatgaagggtagaacaGGTAAATGGAAGATTTGCCACAActtgcttttatataatagtgtgtgagtgtgtgtgtgtgttagaAATAGTATTTCAGACAACAGACATAAGACTTTGACAATAACTTAAATAACatagaatataaaataaaataactataaCTTACAGTAACTATCACGTATGAAGTAATATCAGAAATATGAAGACACTCTTCTTGTACCCAAAGCTTTTCTCTTCTATCACAGTAATACAAATTTGTGAAGTTGAGTCGTATACATATATTCTTCTTAAGGTTCATGAACGCCCCAAATTTGTGCAAACCAAGTTGACCTTACATTCACACTTCCAAGACAAAATAATTCCCACTCATATACGGTGCACTCAGAAATGTGATGACACAAGGATGTCCAAAGGTAATACTTAGTTCTTGAACacatagaagaaagaaagagaagaactagaactagagaaatacgttttctgttttaaaagaatgaaaacagaaacagaaatacAGTCACAAAACCAGTTGTAGAATAAAAGTACAATAGGAACACTTGTTGTAACAGGGGCTGAAACACAATGTATATTGATATTTGAATAAAACTTGACACACCCACAGTTGTACCCGACCTCAGCTCGGCGTGTGTGAAAAGCAACCCAGGACCCCAACCTCACACATGAGAGAAGGGATACTTCCCTTTAAAACCCCATGTCCCTTATAAAcctcaagataaaacaactcccACTCATATACGGTGCACGTACTCCAAATTTTGATGACACAAGGGATGTCCAAAGGAAATACTTTAGTACTCgtaaagaaagagaacaaaagaaatacaataGGATCACTTGTTGTAGCAGAGGCTGAAACACAATGTATATTGATATTTGAATATTTTGACACACCCACAGCCAGACCCCAACCTCACACATTAGAGAAGGGATACTTCCCTTTAGAATCATATGTCCCTTATAAACTTCAAGAATACTTATAAGCTTGACATTCCACTTGTTGgaaaccaatgtgggactattcttaaAAGGCTTCCTTAATTACCTTTACAAGTATTGTTCCTTGACATGGTATCTGAATCGATGATTAGTGAAATCGATATGTATCACCCGATATGGGCAATACGATAGCGATGCCTCAAACCATGGTAAAGACCTGGAAAGGGTAACTAGATGGATTAGGATTTTAGGAGGATAAAAGTGTCAATGTATGTAGCTGTGAAGAAGATCAAATTGGAGTACTCAAGAGTCATTCTAGAGAAGAAAAAGGTGGGCCTTGTCATTGTCTTAATTATATAACTTGTTTCATGGTACTAGCATGAACAAAATGGGGAAGTCTCTAGGGAATACTTGACCTTGGGGAACACGTTTAGTAGATACTGTTGGCAGCTCTATTGTAAGTAAGTAAAGGCGccaaaaagattttttttttatgttttgtggCAATTGAGAATGTATTAAGAAGGGGAAAGGGCCAGATTCAAGTAATCTAGCACACAACAAGGACAAGTTAACCAACATTTACTGTAATTTTGAAGAACTAATCTAAGCGTAAAACGCTCCGACAACGTGCCTTAATTGAGTTAATTCTTCTCCTCTATCTATAAAAAAGGCGTCTCTGGCTCATTGCACAAGAAAAACCgtagaggggaagagagagagacagatgaGACCAACAAACACCACCGCTGCCGCTGCCCctgccgctgccgctgccgctgccgctgccgctgccgctgccgctgcTGATGGAAGCCTGCAACCAGCCCCATACGGTCTATACGCAAGTATAGCAGCGATGCTGGGTATCATAATCTTTGCATTCACAATCGTCGTCTACTCCATTTGCAAGAAGTCATCAGCCAATTACTCGTCACATGGTGAAACAAAGGAAAATCTGGCAAACCCCACGACTCAACCGACGGACACCACCGACCCAAAAGTGGTGGTTATCATGGCCGGAGAAGACAGGCCCAGGTTCTTGGCTAAGCCCGTCCCTCCGATTGAACTCAGGCAACATGTCTTCTCCATCACTTAGCTTCTCAGGTTCTCTACCCGATACAGTTTGTACGGTTTCTCTCATAAtgggtgaaaatgaccaccttatcccttgCCGGAATACATTGCCCGGATGAGGTCCACCCCCTTCTTATTGGAGAATTTAGCTCGtgtccagggagcccagcatgcccaagatgcatccagccattgggttgtgccgcacacatccctagacatGCACCGAGATATCTACGGCAAAACTCAACCGTTGAATGCACCCTGAGCGCTAGGCTCCCTATAGATGATCCTGatcccttattagaggcacaaGAGAACCGTACCAGACAtgaaacctgagaggataatttatATAGGATATTCTTTCTTGAgtcttatttatttaatttttttcaagGTTTATCTTTGCTATAAAGTTATGCAGAAGATGTACAATTATATTGGGTTTCAGTGGATTTTCTTATAAATGGCGAACAGCTTGAGAGCCCTTCTCTGTAGTTCAGTTAAATTCTCGAAACAGTTTCAGAGCTCTCTTCTCATATGGTGGTAATAGattgaaattaaaatcaatTCATGATGAGATtcatttaaaattccaacatatttttcctttattgttttctcttttctcctatTTGTGGTTGAATTTTTAAGTTTtgtgataaaaaaataatttgttaGTTGTCTCACTATAGTTCTGTTTGGGGCACAGAAGTGTGTTTACGATTTTGTATTATTGCATGAATTATTAATGCTTTTAAATGTTCGGATTTGGCTCCTTAGGAATGGATTTGTCAATTTGGGTatatttcttctaccaaaaaaaaaacaaaaaaatttgggtATATTTCCTCTCGATATTGTGATGCGGGTGAAGATGGATCCGACTCCGTTACTTCCAAATTCTGTACTTCCATCTTACTTCCATGACCCCTCACTATGCCATGTGAGCTGGCAGCTATCCAACGgctgagattaaaaaaattcaattttttttaaaaacctcaGGACCTCTTGTTTGAACCACCTTAGACCCAAAAACAAACCCATCCATCGATCCAAACtcacccaaaccaaaccatctACACTCAAACCAAGAACCTCGCTCCGCTcccttctgttcttcttccacACAGGGAATCGACCATTTTCCAAAACCAGTTTTTGGTGGTGTCTCGTTGCAGAGTCTCCTCTCcttctatttctccttctctaTTTGTTTCTGCAGTTCATCGTCCTCCGCCGTTCACGGATTCTTTCACAATCCATGACTATGATGACCTTGCCACCACAAGATGTATAATatctctctgcttcttctttctctttctaccTGTATTTTAAAGAACAAAACCTAATTATCGATATTTTAATTTCGTATTTGCTTTTGTGTTCAACCAGTCTCTCTTTAATTCTCTCCCGGTAGTATAGTTTAGTTTCATCGATTTTGTGTCCTAGGGTTTTGTTTCTGATTCGGAGGTTCTGAATCGACTTTAGTCCTCAATTTCACCAATTCCATTGCAGCTCCACTCAATTGACAGGGTTTGTATTTTACGGCAAGAAGACGATGAGATGTCAGTCCCTCATTCGTTTGCAGACGGTCCCAGCCAATGGAAGATGATACTTGAGTTGTTAATGAACATTTACTGTGAATCTTGTGGTATAGTCTCTCAGATTTGGTTAGCTTGATCGATCGAACCATGgctcaaattattttttaataatttgggAGTTACAGTGGAGCTCTTAGTGTGTTTATGGTGATTGTTCTTAGGGTTtcagttttttctctttttctgattaGTTTGTTAGACTTAAGAATTATTTTGAATAATTTGGGAGTTACATTGGTTTGAGTGTTGATGAAGACGAAATAAAAACCTTGATCTCTGAATGTTTCTCTGAAATTTTCGAAAACAAAATCAGAAGAGAGTAACGGCTGCCAATCgtttttgggaggaagaagaagaagataaaaaacaGATGGGTCGTTTCCAGCAGACGTAACAAGAGGATCTCTCAATGCTTCTTGAAATTTtcgaaaaaaagagaagaataagagtAGCTGCAAATCGTTTTTgggacgaagaagaagaagataggaaacAGACGGGTTTGGGTCTCGTATAGGTTAGGGATTTGAGAGaagatgggttttggggttggggtttgGTTTGAGTAATTATTGAACCGGCTGGGTTGGGTTGTTTAGAATGATTGGTTTGAGTAATTATTGAGTCGATTGAGTTTGAacgaaattttgaaattttttgaatattttcattttcagccATTGGATGGCTTCTTGTGCACGTGGCATGCTTAGGTTTTATAGAAAAAAGATGGAAGTACTATttatggaagtagaggagtcggatccggGTGAAGACTGATTTCTTTAGGTTCCATATTTCTCTAAGATTTGGGAGGGTTTTTAAGTAATTTTCCATGTTAGATTTAGAAAAAGATGTGTGTATTATATAATGGGTAAATTTGACGGACACTCCCTCTAAGTATACAATATGTCACAGACATGTCatactttgaaaaaatatcacagattgctcttattttatgattatatttcaacttagtccactctggTAGGCTTGTgctgttagtttttttttgataatgaccaacttacccttaaaaatgatgaacttatcataatacccttaagggtaaaaccccaaatacaTCATTCTCTTCATTGGCTTCGATCTGACggtggaagaagcaagaacaggggGGCggcttcttctttctcctcttgcaacccctttcctgcaactccacccccaCCCTGCTCCTTCAACCTTGTAGCCCTTTTATAATCCACCTAACCCAAAACCGAACCAGCAATCATCTTTTTCGTTTGCCGCAATCTccattttcttatgtttttttcctTATCTTATAATctgtaaaaaaacaaaacgaaAGACCTTCTACTAGGTCGTGGCAGTTGGCCATTGATTGCATCTGTTTGTTGGCTCCATTTTCGTCCTCCTTTTGAAGGTAGACCTTAAACTGCAAGCAAGCACactaccacacacacacaaacacaacataaaaataaataacaataatTAACAACATTGGATTAGAGTACAAAAGCACGAGGGAAGATCTTGGTAGGCTAGTAGGAGTCGAACAGAGAGAGTAAGGGGATGGAAGTAACTTAAGGAAAGCGCAGGTTATGTTGGGTTCGAGCTGTAAAAAATCCAATAGAAGTTAAAATTAAAACCACGATTTGAAAACATTAAATTCAATATCAACGTTAGGTATTAATTGAGATAGTTGGCTAGACTACCTTCTCAGCCTCGTCGATGAATTCTTGAGCTTGATCGAGCAGAGAGAGGCTAGGCCAAGATGGCAGAGACAGAGAACTCTGAATCCTTTCGCTCGAAGGATTCTACCCTCTATGTTGTAGGGGATGTAAAGCATCGATTTTTCGAACATGTCCGTGCTCGTTTCGTAATTTTTCGATCGAAAATGATCCGCTCCGCTTTGAAGTGTGAATTACAGAAAGAAATTAAACCAAaagattttactttttaaagAAATTGTGCTAATTAGAGACATGAACTCACCAGTTCCAGAGAAGGGCATGCATTGTGGTCCTCTCCTTCGCCGCTTCTTCATTGTTAAACAACGCCATAACCCTGTCGTCGAGACCAGCTCCGCCACCACCTTCACCCTCACAAGTAACCCATCTTTGCCAGCGCCACCGGCTGCGTTGCCGCCGCTTCCGATGAGTTTGTGGACCACCGTAACCGCCACTCCGGCGCTGATGTGGCACCTCCCCAATAATCCTAGGAATACTCCTTTCACCGTCTCTGCACCCGCCACGCCGGCACCTGAAAGTACGATCCTATGGCTGATAGCCAAATACCCTCCGGAATTTTCTTATTTACCACCATACCCCTAAGCTCCTTCTCTGCTTCTCTATGCCTTCCCATTTCCCAAGCCCAACCAAGCCTTCATGGTTAGCACCGATGACTCTGGGTGTTGGTCTCCATCGCCTTCTCGCAAGACCTTAATGCACTTGCAAATGCGCGGCTGCGATGAAGCGAAGAGACTGCGATCTCAGCGTCTTCAGTGGCAGCGATTCGTCTGACCTTCTAACGATTCTTAAACCCTTCTCGCACAGATCCAAAGCCTCGTTCATCAGCTTCAGAGCTGGTGGAGTTGGGTTGGATTGCAGCAGGTAGGGGGGACCGTAGTGttgcaggaaaaagaaaaagaaagaagaagaagaagaggacgaaGGGTACCTGTGTTACAAATGTCAAAAAACGTTAGGTATCCTgggtgttatttatttatttttttaatttaaataactaagtgggtaaaatggacattttcacTTTGGATGCTAACTAAACTTAACGTTAGGGGGAAGATTGATATTTTGCCCAAATTTGGCATGTCTCTGACATATTACTTATTAGAGGGgttgtccatgaaattttcccttgtataattgttttttaaaaaaaaaaatagataaaaaaggTACTCATCCATTAAAACTAATTCCCAAATGAATCTTTCCACTCATGTCCTAACAACGTGGGCGTGGTGGTGTCCATTAAACGTTTCTCTTTACcctaaaaatagaagaagaagaagaagttgaccCATCGAGTTCTCTTCTTCCCATTACTAATATTCATCAATCCCTCTACCTCCTTGTCTCTCACTCAAGTGTGTTGAGAAATAGGCGAAACAAGGCTCTAGGGGCGGgcgaacaaaagaagaagaagatgacgaaTATTGAAAAAAAACTCGCCATCATGAACATCAAGATCAACAACATGGTGGATGAACTGCTGGTGGcggttgaaggagagagagtagAGGAAGTCGTCATGGCtgttataaagaaaaaaaaaaaaacagagagcaGCAACGATGAGAAaggaaaataacaaaagaatcCTCGATGGAGGTTTTAGGCTCTGAATGCCATGAACAAATCTGAGTTTGAATATTTCCTCACACTTGTGGTGTAGTTTtgtattgtatttataatatgttTACATGAGCGCGAGGGTACAGAAGTGATAATTCAAAATACATAAATGATAATGCAAATGGTTACATGAGATAGGAGTTGTTATACAAGGGATAGGAGAAGATAAGGATAAACACATAGGTTGTTATTCTTGCTCATTTTTGGTGCAAGCATGAAAGATCGGGTTGGCAGCGAGATAGATGGCACCAATGTTATCGCACCAAAGAACGGGAGAGCGAGTGATGGGATATCCCATATCCCAAAGGAGAAATTGCAGCTAGAGGAGTTCAGAGGCAGTGTTAGCAACTCCCTTGTATTCAGATTCCGTACTGGAGCGTGCAACGATGGGTTGGTTTTTGGAGCTCCAAAAGATGAGGTTGGGACCGAGATACACACAATACCCACTGGTTGTTTGCGATCATCAGGGCAGCCGACCCAGTCGGCATTAGTGAATGCAGTCAATGTCATGGATCGCAATGATTGAAGGTGAAGACCATGGTGAATGGTGGCCTTAATATAGCACAAGATCCTCTTTACGGTAGTCCAATGTTCCAAAGTGGGACAATGCATGAATCGGCATACCTTGTTCACAGAGAAGGAGATGTCTAGGCGTGTGAGAGTGAGATATTGCAACGCCCCCACTGTGCTAAAATAAATGGTGACATCAGGTAAAGGATCACCAGATTTCTTAGATAGTTATGAGGAGGATGTGGCCATTGGAGTGGAACATGGCTTAGCATTTATCATATTCATCCTTTGGAGAAGGTCAGTCGCATATTTTGACTGAGTCAAGCATAGGCCATAAGGTGAACAATAGgcttcaatgccaagaaagtaaTTTAAAGAACCAAGATCTTAATAGCAAACTCCGTACCCAATTGAGGGATGAGGGTAGTGATGGCGTTGGGACTGTTGCCAGTGATAAttatgtcatcgacatatataaggagaagaagaacatgTTGTTGTGTTCTGTGAATGAATAAAGAGGAGTCGGCTTGAGAAGTTGTAAACCTAAGTGATAGAAGATATGTACTCAAGCGATTGTACCAAGCCCGTGGAGCCTATTTAAGGCCGTAAAGGGCTTTCCGAAGGCTGCAAACATAATGGGGATACCGTTGATCAACAAACACCTGTGGTTGAGTCATGTAAACCTGTTCAATCAAGGTGCCATGTAGAAATGCATTTTGGACGTCAAGTTGACGTAACGCCCAATTGTGGGTGATAGACAGGGAGAGAACAACTCTGATTGTGGCTAGTTTAACAACATGGCAGAATTTTTTATCGTAATATGAGCCAGCCTGTTGG is a window encoding:
- the LOC122665629 gene encoding protein GLUTAMINE DUMPER 4-like, with the protein product MRPTNTTAAAAPAAAAAAAAAAAAAAADGSLQPAPYGLYASIAAMLGIIIFAFTIVVYSICKKSSANYSSHGETKENLANPTTQPTDTTDPKVVVIMAGEDRPRFLAKPVPPIELRQHVFSIT